The genomic interval CGAGATGCGATTATTCAAAAAGCACAAGCAGAAGCGAGTCAAATTGTGAATGACGGTTTAGAAAAGGCACGTCGTTTATCATTCCAAACAGAAGATATGAAGCGTCAATCTAAAGTGTTCCGTTCACGTTTTAGAATGCTTGTAGAAGCTCAGCTCGACCTGTTGAAAAGTGATGACTGGGAATACTTGTTGAATTATGATTTAGATTCACAACAAGTGACAGAAGAAAACTTTCAACATTTAAATGAACAAGACATTACAGCACAAGAAAAACAACAAGCTGAGCAAGCGAACCAACAATCAAACGAAACAGACAAGTAAAAGAGATAATCATCCATACAGCGAGTTAGGGGACGGTGAGAGCCTAACAGATGAC from Staphylococcus sp. MI 10-1553 carries:
- a CDS encoding DivIVA domain-containing protein, whose product is MAFTPSEIKNKSFTRIKNGFEPTEVEQYLEQLSHEIERLKEDKKQLEKVLEERDAHIQSFKDVEKSVGEAIVSAQRAADETKAAAQKERDAIIQKAQAEASQIVNDGLEKARRLSFQTEDMKRQSKVFRSRFRMLVEAQLDLLKSDDWEYLLNYDLDSQQVTEENFQHLNEQDITAQEKQQAEQANQQSNETDK